From one Lolium rigidum isolate FL_2022 chromosome 4, APGP_CSIRO_Lrig_0.1, whole genome shotgun sequence genomic stretch:
- the LOC124706345 gene encoding uncharacterized protein LOC124706345 isoform X1: MANIPYPGRLPSILLSRKPRFTDSRNDTTATAKSKHGYTMAVSFWMEHPPHLSLFSINCTKPPHVLSQDLDFSVLPHVVGADGPFVLLRATFYAAAGESEYFLYKAGRPPSLERIPSPGELDDLSGVREWGIVGRGGDGHYLLAALRDAPASESGDGYQLRIYSSETNSWSTRILHNPCPGVDRVIPDKMITLGQEGLLGWVDLSHGLLVCDLLLLLRHQDPVPAGAPVSCFIPLPAPLPGNRYKLKYPFALTQKMKKHPSVDEESRSASWFRDLAYVNGVLKFVEMETHPAPYPQNKEDSIIDEQDLIMSLKHKPDDEDSWLQLSSFRDAWRAVTWTRKLVWPPSSPNFWRQTCAAHVADLKKCVELLAFRELYSAFPILSPEDGDDIIYLRSLGEPSDGNGWVAALHIGNKEIKAVGKYYLPDDFYYDRCFDPEHPFRASTLSRHLDITPGIEVSACRKIPEASSSANHPSNTSICIGELSSCKPRSKIQRQSEFAEDIKRVRNRQTISQVHPVENYMPQQEKWCLPPLYSLPLHENYQPQQEKWCLPPVYPLRLHENYQQPQRCFDKPKGPCGPGSASLTPVHVGHSYQPLCPPSEHQLTSSSDFKPQEAPQTCFNNYAGYSQQQSAPNPFAYSVHTGYGNCQEQWWPIGASSQQHAGYGNYQQQWWPIGASSQQPAPVVQRQATP, translated from the exons ATGGCCAACATCCCCTATCCAGGTCGTCTGCCCTCGATTCTCCTCTCCCGGAAACCACGATTCACCGACAGCCGGAACGATACCACGGCCACGGCCAAATCAAAACATGGCTATACCATGGCGGTCTCCTTCTGGATGGAACACCCACCGCACTTGTCCCTCTTCTCCATCAACTGTACCAAGCCTCCCCATGTTTTGTCGCAAGaccttgatttctcagttttgccaCACGTTGTCGGCGCGGATGGCCCTTTCGTCCTCCTCCGCGCCACCTtctacgccgccgccggcgaaagcgaatatttcctgtacaaggcCGGCCGTCCCCCGTCGCTCGAGCGGATTCCTTCTCCCGGCGAGTTGGATGATCTGAGCGGGGTCAGGGAGTGGGGCATCGTCGGCCGCGGGGGCGACGGCCACTATCTCCTGGCCGCTCTCCGTGACGCACCGGCGTCGGAGTCGGGCGACGGCTATCAGCTTCGAATCTATTCGTCCGAGACAAATTCTTGGAGCACTAGGATACTGCACAATCCATGTCCTGGAGTCGACAGGGTTATACCTGATAAGATGATCACGCTTGGACAAGAAGGCTTGCTAGGCTGGGTTGATTTGTCACACGGCCTGCTTGTCTGCgacttgcttcttcttcttcgacaccAAGATCCTGTTCCTGCTGGTGCCCCTGTAAGCTGCTTCATCCCGTTGCCTGCCCCGTTGCCTGGAAACAGGTACAAACTCAAATATCCCTTCGCCCTGACCCAAAAGATGAAAAAACACCCTTCAGTCGACGAAGAATCCCGCTCCGCAAGCTGGTTTCGGGATCTCGCATATGTCAATGGCGTGCTCAAGTTTGTTGAGATGGAGACTCATCCTGCTCCTTATCCTCAAAACAAGGAGGACAGTATTATCGACGAGCAAGACTTGATCATGTCGCTCAAGCACAAACCCGACGATGAGGATTCCTGGCTGCAGCTCTCCTCCTTTAGGGATGCCTGGAGGGCTGTGACATGGACTCGGAAACTAGTTTGGCCGCCATCGTCGCCTAACTTTTGGCGCCAGACATGTGCTGCTCATGTTGCTGATCTAAAGAAGTGTGTAGAGTTGTTGGCATTCAGGGAACTCTACTCAGCTTTCCCCATCCTCAGTCCGGAGGATGGTGATGATATTATTTATCTCAGATCTCTGGGGGAACCCAGTGATGGGAATGGATGGGTGGCTGCTCTTCACATAGGGAACAAGGAAATCAAAGCAGTTGGGAAGTATTATCTTCCGGATGATTTTTATTACGACCGCTGCTTTGACCCTGAACATCCTTTCCGTGCCTCTACATTGTCCCGCCATCTTGATATAACTCCAG GCATTGAAGTCTCGGCGTGTAGGAAGATCCCAGAGGCCAGCAGCTCAGCAAATCATCCAAGCAACACCTCA ATCTGTATCGGTGAGCTCAGTTCCTGCAAACCAAGGAGCAAAATCCAAAG GCAATCAGAATTTGCTGAGGACATCAAGCGCGTACGAAATCGTCAAACGATTTCCCAGGTCCATCCTGTTGAAAACTATATG CCACAGCAGGAGAAGTGGTGTCTGCCCCCTTTGTATTCATTGCCGCTCCATGAAAACTATCAG CCACAACAGGAAAAGTGGTGTCTGCCCCCTGTGTATCCATTGCGGCTCCATGAAAACTATCAG CAACCGCAGAGATGCTTCGACAAGCCAAAAGGACCATGTGGCCCTGGGTCTGCATCGTTGACCCCTGTACATGTTGGTCACAGCTACCAGCCACTGTGCCCACCATCAGAACATCAGTTGACATCTAGTAGTGATTTTAAACCTCAGGAG GCACCCCAGACATGCTTCAACAACTACGCTGGGTATTCACAACAACAATCTGCCCCTAACCCATTTGCCTATAGCGTGCACACGGGCTATGGGAACTGCCAAGAGCAGTGGTGGCCTATTGGCGCATCTTCGCAGCAACACGCAGGCTATGGCAACTACCAACAGCAGTGGTGGCCTATTGGTGCATCTTCGCAACAACCAGCTCCTGTGGTGCAGCGTCAGGCAACACCTTGA
- the LOC124706345 gene encoding uncharacterized protein LOC124706345 isoform X2, translating into MANIPYPGRLPSILLSRKPRFTDSRNDTTATAKSKHGYTMAVSFWMEHPPHLSLFSINCTKPPHVLSQDLDFSVLPHVVGADGPFVLLRATFYAAAGESEYFLYKAGRPPSLERIPSPGELDDLSGVREWGIVGRGGDGHYLLAALRDAPASESGDGYQLRIYSSETNSWSTRILHNPCPGVDRVIPDKMITLGQEGLLGWVDLSHGLLVCDLLLLLRHQDPVPAGAPVSCFIPLPAPLPGNRYKLKYPFALTQKMKKHPSVDEESRSASWFRDLAYVNGVLKFVEMETHPAPYPQNKEDSIIDEQDLIMSLKHKPDDEDSWLQLSSFRDAWRAVTWTRKLVWPPSSPNFWRQTCAAHVADLKKCVELLAFRELYSAFPILSPEDGDDIIYLRSLGEPSDGNGWVAALHIGNKEIKAVGKYYLPDDFYYDRCFDPEHPFRASTLSRHLDITPGIEVSACRKIPEASSSANHPSNTSICIGELSSCKPRSKIQRQSEFAEDIKRVRNRQTISQVHPVENYMPQQEKWCLPPLYSLPLHENYQQPQRCFDKPKGPCGPGSASLTPVHVGHSYQPLCPPSEHQLTSSSDFKPQEAPQTCFNNYAGYSQQQSAPNPFAYSVHTGYGNCQEQWWPIGASSQQHAGYGNYQQQWWPIGASSQQPAPVVQRQATP; encoded by the exons ATGGCCAACATCCCCTATCCAGGTCGTCTGCCCTCGATTCTCCTCTCCCGGAAACCACGATTCACCGACAGCCGGAACGATACCACGGCCACGGCCAAATCAAAACATGGCTATACCATGGCGGTCTCCTTCTGGATGGAACACCCACCGCACTTGTCCCTCTTCTCCATCAACTGTACCAAGCCTCCCCATGTTTTGTCGCAAGaccttgatttctcagttttgccaCACGTTGTCGGCGCGGATGGCCCTTTCGTCCTCCTCCGCGCCACCTtctacgccgccgccggcgaaagcgaatatttcctgtacaaggcCGGCCGTCCCCCGTCGCTCGAGCGGATTCCTTCTCCCGGCGAGTTGGATGATCTGAGCGGGGTCAGGGAGTGGGGCATCGTCGGCCGCGGGGGCGACGGCCACTATCTCCTGGCCGCTCTCCGTGACGCACCGGCGTCGGAGTCGGGCGACGGCTATCAGCTTCGAATCTATTCGTCCGAGACAAATTCTTGGAGCACTAGGATACTGCACAATCCATGTCCTGGAGTCGACAGGGTTATACCTGATAAGATGATCACGCTTGGACAAGAAGGCTTGCTAGGCTGGGTTGATTTGTCACACGGCCTGCTTGTCTGCgacttgcttcttcttcttcgacaccAAGATCCTGTTCCTGCTGGTGCCCCTGTAAGCTGCTTCATCCCGTTGCCTGCCCCGTTGCCTGGAAACAGGTACAAACTCAAATATCCCTTCGCCCTGACCCAAAAGATGAAAAAACACCCTTCAGTCGACGAAGAATCCCGCTCCGCAAGCTGGTTTCGGGATCTCGCATATGTCAATGGCGTGCTCAAGTTTGTTGAGATGGAGACTCATCCTGCTCCTTATCCTCAAAACAAGGAGGACAGTATTATCGACGAGCAAGACTTGATCATGTCGCTCAAGCACAAACCCGACGATGAGGATTCCTGGCTGCAGCTCTCCTCCTTTAGGGATGCCTGGAGGGCTGTGACATGGACTCGGAAACTAGTTTGGCCGCCATCGTCGCCTAACTTTTGGCGCCAGACATGTGCTGCTCATGTTGCTGATCTAAAGAAGTGTGTAGAGTTGTTGGCATTCAGGGAACTCTACTCAGCTTTCCCCATCCTCAGTCCGGAGGATGGTGATGATATTATTTATCTCAGATCTCTGGGGGAACCCAGTGATGGGAATGGATGGGTGGCTGCTCTTCACATAGGGAACAAGGAAATCAAAGCAGTTGGGAAGTATTATCTTCCGGATGATTTTTATTACGACCGCTGCTTTGACCCTGAACATCCTTTCCGTGCCTCTACATTGTCCCGCCATCTTGATATAACTCCAG GCATTGAAGTCTCGGCGTGTAGGAAGATCCCAGAGGCCAGCAGCTCAGCAAATCATCCAAGCAACACCTCA ATCTGTATCGGTGAGCTCAGTTCCTGCAAACCAAGGAGCAAAATCCAAAG GCAATCAGAATTTGCTGAGGACATCAAGCGCGTACGAAATCGTCAAACGATTTCCCAGGTCCATCCTGTTGAAAACTATATG CCACAGCAGGAGAAGTGGTGTCTGCCCCCTTTGTATTCATTGCCGCTCCATGAAAACTATCAG CAACCGCAGAGATGCTTCGACAAGCCAAAAGGACCATGTGGCCCTGGGTCTGCATCGTTGACCCCTGTACATGTTGGTCACAGCTACCAGCCACTGTGCCCACCATCAGAACATCAGTTGACATCTAGTAGTGATTTTAAACCTCAGGAG GCACCCCAGACATGCTTCAACAACTACGCTGGGTATTCACAACAACAATCTGCCCCTAACCCATTTGCCTATAGCGTGCACACGGGCTATGGGAACTGCCAAGAGCAGTGGTGGCCTATTGGCGCATCTTCGCAGCAACACGCAGGCTATGGCAACTACCAACAGCAGTGGTGGCCTATTGGTGCATCTTCGCAACAACCAGCTCCTGTGGTGCAGCGTCAGGCAACACCTTGA
- the LOC124706345 gene encoding uncharacterized protein LOC124706345 isoform X3, translating to MANIPYPGRLPSILLSRKPRFTDSRNDTTATAKSKHGYTMAVSFWMEHPPHLSLFSINCTKPPHVLSQDLDFSVLPHVVGADGPFVLLRATFYAAAGESEYFLYKAGRPPSLERIPSPGELDDLSGVREWGIVGRGGDGHYLLAALRDAPASESGDGYQLRIYSSETNSWSTRILHNPCPGVDRVIPDKMITLGQEGLLGWVDLSHGLLVCDLLLLLRHQDPVPAGAPVSCFIPLPAPLPGNRYKLKYPFALTQKMKKHPSVDEESRSASWFRDLAYVNGVLKFVEMETHPAPYPQNKEDSIIDEQDLIMSLKHKPDDEDSWLQLSSFRDAWRAVTWTRKLVWPPSSPNFWRQTCAAHVADLKKCVELLAFRELYSAFPILSPEDGDDIIYLRSLGEPSDGNGWVAALHIGNKEIKAVGKYYLPDDFYYDRCFDPEHPFRASTLSRHLDITPGIEVSACRKIPEASSSANHPSNTSICIGELSSCKPRSKIQRQSEFAEDIKRVRNRQTISQVHPVENYMPQQEKWCLPPLYSLPLHENYQPQQEKWCLPPVYPLRLHENYQAPQTCFNNYAGYSQQQSAPNPFAYSVHTGYGNCQEQWWPIGASSQQHAGYGNYQQQWWPIGASSQQPAPVVQRQATP from the exons ATGGCCAACATCCCCTATCCAGGTCGTCTGCCCTCGATTCTCCTCTCCCGGAAACCACGATTCACCGACAGCCGGAACGATACCACGGCCACGGCCAAATCAAAACATGGCTATACCATGGCGGTCTCCTTCTGGATGGAACACCCACCGCACTTGTCCCTCTTCTCCATCAACTGTACCAAGCCTCCCCATGTTTTGTCGCAAGaccttgatttctcagttttgccaCACGTTGTCGGCGCGGATGGCCCTTTCGTCCTCCTCCGCGCCACCTtctacgccgccgccggcgaaagcgaatatttcctgtacaaggcCGGCCGTCCCCCGTCGCTCGAGCGGATTCCTTCTCCCGGCGAGTTGGATGATCTGAGCGGGGTCAGGGAGTGGGGCATCGTCGGCCGCGGGGGCGACGGCCACTATCTCCTGGCCGCTCTCCGTGACGCACCGGCGTCGGAGTCGGGCGACGGCTATCAGCTTCGAATCTATTCGTCCGAGACAAATTCTTGGAGCACTAGGATACTGCACAATCCATGTCCTGGAGTCGACAGGGTTATACCTGATAAGATGATCACGCTTGGACAAGAAGGCTTGCTAGGCTGGGTTGATTTGTCACACGGCCTGCTTGTCTGCgacttgcttcttcttcttcgacaccAAGATCCTGTTCCTGCTGGTGCCCCTGTAAGCTGCTTCATCCCGTTGCCTGCCCCGTTGCCTGGAAACAGGTACAAACTCAAATATCCCTTCGCCCTGACCCAAAAGATGAAAAAACACCCTTCAGTCGACGAAGAATCCCGCTCCGCAAGCTGGTTTCGGGATCTCGCATATGTCAATGGCGTGCTCAAGTTTGTTGAGATGGAGACTCATCCTGCTCCTTATCCTCAAAACAAGGAGGACAGTATTATCGACGAGCAAGACTTGATCATGTCGCTCAAGCACAAACCCGACGATGAGGATTCCTGGCTGCAGCTCTCCTCCTTTAGGGATGCCTGGAGGGCTGTGACATGGACTCGGAAACTAGTTTGGCCGCCATCGTCGCCTAACTTTTGGCGCCAGACATGTGCTGCTCATGTTGCTGATCTAAAGAAGTGTGTAGAGTTGTTGGCATTCAGGGAACTCTACTCAGCTTTCCCCATCCTCAGTCCGGAGGATGGTGATGATATTATTTATCTCAGATCTCTGGGGGAACCCAGTGATGGGAATGGATGGGTGGCTGCTCTTCACATAGGGAACAAGGAAATCAAAGCAGTTGGGAAGTATTATCTTCCGGATGATTTTTATTACGACCGCTGCTTTGACCCTGAACATCCTTTCCGTGCCTCTACATTGTCCCGCCATCTTGATATAACTCCAG GCATTGAAGTCTCGGCGTGTAGGAAGATCCCAGAGGCCAGCAGCTCAGCAAATCATCCAAGCAACACCTCA ATCTGTATCGGTGAGCTCAGTTCCTGCAAACCAAGGAGCAAAATCCAAAG GCAATCAGAATTTGCTGAGGACATCAAGCGCGTACGAAATCGTCAAACGATTTCCCAGGTCCATCCTGTTGAAAACTATATG CCACAGCAGGAGAAGTGGTGTCTGCCCCCTTTGTATTCATTGCCGCTCCATGAAAACTATCAG CCACAACAGGAAAAGTGGTGTCTGCCCCCTGTGTATCCATTGCGGCTCCATGAAAACTATCAG GCACCCCAGACATGCTTCAACAACTACGCTGGGTATTCACAACAACAATCTGCCCCTAACCCATTTGCCTATAGCGTGCACACGGGCTATGGGAACTGCCAAGAGCAGTGGTGGCCTATTGGCGCATCTTCGCAGCAACACGCAGGCTATGGCAACTACCAACAGCAGTGGTGGCCTATTGGTGCATCTTCGCAACAACCAGCTCCTGTGGTGCAGCGTCAGGCAACACCTTGA